A window of Myxococcales bacterium contains these coding sequences:
- a CDS encoding kelch repeat-containing protein, which produces MRAPLPSFARASACIAAIALASCGSSTEAPPLGDGGITPTPSTPPTSDAASPDAPSPPPSPGPRWETRRALDEPRQETAVVTLDGKVYVLGGFDGAGAVTARVDVYETHTDTWSRATDLPERLHHMNAAVVGGTIFVVGALRDAAFVETGVVLAYDPAARTWTRRAPMPAGTERGAAVVGAIGAKVYVAGGFRAGAAVATFSAYDTTTDTWEALADVPAARDHGVGAALGGKLYVIGGRSGSLSAHVTRVDVYDPVARTWSLARPMPTSRAGMAAAVVRDRIVVAGGEGHTNDSGVFDATEAYDPHTDTWTTLPPMRSPKHGTGAGSVDGTFLVPGGAPVRAFGAVATVEALVGL; this is translated from the coding sequence ATGCGCGCCCCCCTCCCCTCGTTCGCTCGAGCCAGCGCCTGCATCGCCGCGATCGCGCTCGCCTCGTGCGGATCGAGCACCGAGGCCCCACCGCTCGGCGACGGCGGGATCACGCCCACGCCGTCGACGCCGCCGACGAGCGACGCGGCGAGCCCTGACGCGCCGTCTCCCCCGCCGAGCCCGGGGCCGCGCTGGGAGACGCGCCGCGCGCTCGACGAGCCTCGCCAAGAGACCGCGGTCGTCACGCTCGACGGCAAGGTGTACGTGCTCGGAGGGTTCGACGGGGCCGGCGCGGTCACCGCGCGCGTCGACGTGTACGAGACGCACACCGACACGTGGAGCCGCGCGACGGACCTGCCCGAGCGGCTCCACCACATGAACGCCGCGGTCGTCGGGGGGACGATCTTCGTCGTAGGCGCGCTGCGCGACGCGGCGTTCGTCGAGACGGGCGTCGTGCTCGCCTACGATCCCGCGGCGCGCACGTGGACGCGGCGCGCGCCCATGCCCGCGGGCACCGAGCGGGGCGCCGCCGTCGTGGGGGCCATCGGGGCGAAGGTGTACGTCGCGGGAGGGTTCCGCGCGGGCGCGGCCGTCGCCACGTTCTCCGCGTACGACACCACGACCGACACGTGGGAGGCGCTCGCCGACGTGCCCGCGGCGAGGGACCACGGCGTCGGCGCGGCGCTCGGAGGCAAGCTCTACGTGATCGGCGGGCGCTCGGGCTCGCTCTCGGCGCACGTCACGCGGGTCGACGTCTACGATCCCGTCGCGCGCACCTGGTCCCTCGCGCGCCCCATGCCCACGAGCCGCGCCGGCATGGCCGCGGCCGTCGTACGCGACCGCATCGTCGTAGCCGGAGGCGAGGGCCACACGAACGACTCCGGCGTCTTCGACGCGACCGAGGCCTACGATCCGCACACCGACACGTGGACGACGCTCCCGCCCATGCGCTCGCCGAAGCACGGCACCGGAGCCGGCTCGGTCGACGGCACGTTCCTCGTCCCCGGAGGGGCGCCCGTTCGCGCGTTCGGCGCCGTCGCGACCGTCGAGGCCCTCGTCGGACTCTAA
- a CDS encoding trypsin-like serine protease, whose product MFYGRPRLALTTLAVATLTTLAAACTAETEPVQEEAASEDELVGGKPESRFRAAGHLVHGATAADAAKAKVSCGATLVAPNVVVTAAHCVQAAKNDVWAFGTGDLGSSELVKVVSVDVHPEFHEAPTTSFDVKYFLKNFDVATLVLDRPVTSVTPAALPSEKAAVGCDYTLVGHRASASARGRRVSAKGCVLFRVNLGGDPIFEMHPVGATALCHGDGDEGSPALSGSPEAPVLHGIYVGSVTQGITDCRKGTQYLNGYEAMLGFRAFVEAGIAKGRARL is encoded by the coding sequence ATGTTCTACGGACGCCCTCGCCTCGCCCTCACGACCCTCGCCGTCGCGACCCTCACGACCCTCGCCGCCGCGTGCACGGCCGAGACCGAGCCAGTCCAAGAAGAGGCGGCCTCCGAGGACGAGCTCGTGGGCGGGAAGCCCGAGTCGCGCTTCCGCGCCGCGGGGCACCTCGTGCACGGCGCGACGGCTGCCGACGCCGCGAAGGCGAAGGTCTCCTGCGGGGCGACGCTCGTGGCCCCGAACGTGGTCGTGACGGCCGCCCATTGTGTGCAAGCTGCAAAGAACGACGTGTGGGCCTTCGGCACGGGAGATCTCGGGTCGAGCGAGCTCGTGAAGGTCGTCTCGGTCGACGTGCATCCCGAGTTCCACGAGGCGCCGACCACGTCGTTCGACGTGAAATACTTCCTCAAGAACTTCGACGTCGCGACGCTCGTGCTCGATCGCCCGGTGACCTCCGTGACGCCGGCCGCGCTCCCCAGCGAGAAGGCTGCGGTCGGGTGCGACTACACGCTCGTCGGTCACAGGGCGTCGGCTAGTGCGCGTGGGCGCCGCGTCAGCGCGAAGGGCTGCGTGCTCTTCCGGGTGAACCTCGGCGGGGATCCGATCTTCGAGATGCACCCCGTGGGCGCCACGGCCCTCTGCCACGGCGACGGCGACGAGGGCAGCCCGGCGCTCTCCGGCTCTCCCGAGGCCCCGGTGCTGCACGGCATCTACGTCGGGAGCGTCACCCAGGGCATCACCGACTGCCGCAAAGGGACGCAGTACTTGAACGGCTACGAGGCCATGCTCGGCTTCCGCGCGTTCGTCGAGGCGGGGATCGCGAAGGGGCGCGCGCGACTCTGA